The Alphaproteobacteria bacterium genomic interval CCACATTTTTACGACGTCACCCCATCGCCTCCGATCCCGCGTCCGCCCTATCATCGCCGCCATGACCGCTCGCCCCACCGCCTCCAACGGCCACGCTTTGGACCTTGATCCAGCGGCGCTTCGGCGGCGATTTCGGGCGGACGGCGATCGCGGCCCCACCACCGGGCGGGCACCGGGCTACCTTCAGTGCAACCTCGTGATCCTGCCCCACCGGGACGCCCAAGCCTTTGCCGCCTATTGCGCGGCCAACCCGGCGCCCTGCCCCTTGCTCTACACCGGCGCGCCGGGCAATCCGATGTTGGACCCGCTGGGTGCCGACATCGACATCCGCACCGACCTGCCGGCCTACCACCTCCATCGGCCCGGTCAGGCGCCCGAGGTCGTGCCCGATATCCGCGACCAGTGGCGCGCGGAGTCGGTCGCCCTGGTGCTGGGCTGCTCGCTGTCGTTCGAGGCGGCCTTGGTCGCGGCCGGGATTCGCCTGCGACACCTCGAGCGCGGCGGCGACATTGCCGCTTTTCGCACCGCGACGCCGACCACCCCCGCAGGCCCCTTCGCCGGACCGCTCGTCGTTTCGATGCGCGCGGTGGCCGCCGCCGATGCCGACCGCGCCGCCGCCATCACCGCGCGCTTTCCCCATGCCCACGGCGCACCGGTGCATGTCGGCGAGCCCGGCACCCTTGGCATCGCCGATGTCGAACGACCCGACTGGGGCGAGCCGCCGCAGTTGCTACCTGAAGAAATAGCAATGTTCTGGGCCTGCGGCGTCACCTCGCACCTGGCCCTCGTCAACGCGGGCCTGCCGCTGGCCATCACCCACGCGCCGGGGTCGATGCTGATCACCGACCTCCCCGCCGACACGCCGCCCGATCTCTAGCGGTCGGCCTAGGCGCCTCGCGGCCTCACGCCGCGCAGTGCGCCCGCACCAGTGCGACAATCTCGTCGGTGCGGGTCTCCAGCGGCCATAGCCCCGTCGGCGACAGGTCGACGACACGACCGTTTTGCATGACCTCGGCTGCACGCGCCGTCGCGGCATAGATATCGTCGCGCACGTTGAACACCAAAATGGGTTGGGCGAGGTCGCCCAGCGCCGCGCGCATGTTGTGGGAAAACACCGCCTTCATCGCGTAGGCCGCATTGCCGCGGTTGCGCAGGCTGTCGGAAATATAGCGTTCGATCATCGCGTCGGTGACCCCCGGCCCGCGAAATTGCGCCCAGTTGTTCCACAGCCCGACGAGGTGCGTCCCGTCGCTGTTCTCGGTCGGCTGCAATGCCGCGCCCGTCCAGGCGCGCTGCTTGGCGCGCTCCTCTTCGGTGTAGACCGCTGCGCCGACCAGCACGACATGCTTCACCCGATCGCGGTGCTGGCGGGTGAACTCGACCGCGATCCGCGCTCCGGTATGGACCCCCATCACGTCGATCTCGCCCAGGTCCATCGCATCGATCACTGCCCCATGCGCCCTGGCATAGCCGTCGATCGACAACGCCTCGGGCGGCGCGTCCGAATGGCCGTAGCCCGGCGTATCGGGCGCCACCATGTAGCGATCGCCCGCGAACCCGCGCATCAAGGCATCGAACGTCCGCCCCGACAGCGGGCTTTGGTGAAAGCACACCAAGGGCCGCGCGCCCGCGCCCTTCTCGCCGATTTCGTAAAGATGCACCTGGCCGTAGGGGCCCGCGACGTAGCGCCGCCGCACCGCCACCATTTATTGCACCCCGCCAAGCGGCCGCCCGTTGAGCAAGAAGCCCCCGTTCGGCCCGTTGCCGAATTCATAGACATGCACGGTTTCGTCGTCCCGCACCTCGGGCCGCGCCATCGCCATGGCAAAGGACAGCATTGCGATGAGTTGCGCGTTTTCCCCGGCGTTGGCCGATAGCGCCGCCACCGCCGCCCCGAGCCCGCGCACCGCGATCCGGTTTTCCTCCGTCGTGAAGCGCAACGACGCAATGTCGTAGCCCACCGGCGACTCGAGCCGGGCGGTGATGCCGCCGTCGCGCAGGTCCAACCGGTCGAGGGAAATGGTCGTGCCCGATTGCGCCAGCACTCCGAGGAACGCCGTCATCGCAGTCGCCGCGGTGTCGCCCGCCGCCGGCGAAAGCCGGGCAACCTCGTCGATCAACGCTGCCAGCGGAATGTTGCGGGCACTGACATCAATGTTCGCGGTGCCGGGAACGAGGCCGACGAAGGGGCCGGACAGCACGAAATCGCCGATTGAAATCCGTTGGTCGGTGTCGACCGCCATGTCCCGTTTCGACGATGCGGTAGCGCGCGTTTCAAACCTGCCCAGCGAGATAAAAGGAGTCCCGGAGCCATCGGTCATCGCGAGATCGTCCATCTCGAATCTATAGGTGAGGCCGCCGTCAAGCGCCTGGACGCTGGCCATGCGACCGACCCGCATGACGCCTGCGCCCGTCCGAATGTCGATGCGCCTGACATCGACGCTGAACCGCTCCCGCGGTCCGTCCGCCTGGAGCCCGGCGAGAAACCGCGCCCCTCGGTTCTCGGTCGAACCGGAGAGAACGCCTTCCAGCCCGACGATCGGATGGCCCGCCACGCTTGGCAATGGCAGACCTTCGACCTCGCTATCGATCGCGCCCCCTTCCGCCGTTGCCGTCGCGCCCTCGCCGTCGTCGAAGGCCAACCCCCGCCAGTCGATCCGCGCCGTGCGGTCGATCGATGTCCCGTCGGCGGACAACGCTGTTGTCTCGCGGGCATCGACGTCGGCGATTCGCGCTGAAAACCGGTGGCCGTTCTGCCCTTCCAGTCGGATATCACCGAACATCGCCGTCGCTTCGGTCGGCGCGCTCACGCGGGTATCCCAGATCCCGCGGTAGGTCTGCGCGCCAACGACGATCGTCGCGGCAAGCTTGCCGTCGAACCAGACGTCGATCGGCGACAGTCGTTTGACGTCGAAGTCGTAAAGGTGCGGGCCGCGCGGGGTGACGTCGACTTGGCTGACCGCAAAGTCGAGCCTGAGCCCCTCCGGCGTGTCGACCGTGATGGGCGGCAGAACGAGTTCATAGGCCCCGTCCGCGCCCCGCCGCACCAGGGCAGGACCGGTGATAGCAATCGGCAAATCGAGCGCCTCAAGGGCGTTCAGGTAGCCTTCGACCCCGCGGGCAATGGTCCGGGCGTCGGCGTCGGCAGTCCCCTCAAGGCGCACCTCCGCCCCCAGCGCCGATCCCCACGCCATAACCGCCGCAGCAGCGGCGAACGCGGCGGCAACGCCCCTCACGCCTGGACCAACTGCTGCAACGCGCCCGATCCCGGATTGCGCACGATGGCCGTGTCGACCGCGCCCAGCCCCGGCACCTCCAGCGTCATCCGCGGCGTATAGGTCTCGACGCCCAGCGCCGCGCACTCGGCCAGCGCCACACTCAAGTCGGGCACCAGGAAGCTTTGCATCAAATAGCCGATGTTGGGCGCCACCGAATCGGGCACCAAATCGGGCACCGGGTAGTTCAGCGGTTGCGACGTCGCGATTTTGCCGAACATGTGATTGCCCTGCATGAACGTCACCTGGGTGCGGCCGCCGTCGGGCACCTTTTGGAACTTGCGATAGTTGTCGCTGTCCAGAACTTGATTGATGTGCACCCCCATCTTGAGTACCCGCACATAGAACTCTTTGGACTTCTCGATATCGCGCATGCACGACGCGGTCGTCACCACCGGGGTGAAACCGGTCGACGTTCGTCCAAACGATTCGACATAAGCGCGCATCTTGCCGATCCGCGTCGCCGGGTCCTTGGTCGCAAGCTCGACCCAGTTGATCAACACCCCGTCGGGCCCTTCGAACACCACCTCGATCGGTGTCCCGACATCGGCGGTGAAATCGTGCGCCACCGGATCGGACCAAAACGCGTAGCCCAATTTGCGGAACTTCTCGGTCTCGCCGAAAATATCGGCGGTATAGAAGTTAAGGTTGATCAAGCCATAGGCTCGCGCGGGCTTGGCCGCCCGCACCACCTTGCGGCCTTCGGCCTCGAACTGGACCAACAGCACACGCCCCACCGGATCGGGGCCGGCATGCAGGAACACCGCCTGCGCCCGCGACCCCTTGGGCAAATGCCAAAACGTCTCAAAGTCCTTGCCTGCCCAGGTCACCGCCGCACTCGCCGTCATCCCGGTGAGGTCGCGGTAGAAGTGCAACGAGCGCGCCATGTCGGCCACCCCAATCGTGGCAACGCTCATCGCCGATCCGTCGGGCGCAACGATATCCGTGGTCATAGTCGGTCCTCCCCTAGCGCCATCATACAGCGCCCTAAACGCGATCCTACGGCGCGCTCAACCGCCGTTTGCCGTCCGCGCTCTTCAAGATACCCGGCGCGTCCAGATCCAGCCGGTCCCACAGTTTGCACGTCACCTGCTTATGCTTTTGATCCAGCGCTTCGCAGTAATTGGTGTATTCACACACGCGGACATCCGTACCGCGCCCCGATAGCACCTTCATGAACCAATCGGGATCGGCGAGCGACTGGCGGGCAAACGCCACGATGTCCGCAGCGCCTGAC includes:
- a CDS encoding DUF1445 domain-containing protein, whose translation is MTARPTASNGHALDLDPAALRRRFRADGDRGPTTGRAPGYLQCNLVILPHRDAQAFAAYCAANPAPCPLLYTGAPGNPMLDPLGADIDIRTDLPAYHLHRPGQAPEVVPDIRDQWRAESVALVLGCSLSFEAALVAAGIRLRHLERGGDIAAFRTATPTTPAGPFAGPLVVSMRAVAAADADRAAAITARFPHAHGAPVHVGEPGTLGIADVERPDWGEPPQLLPEEIAMFWACGVTSHLALVNAGLPLAITHAPGSMLITDLPADTPPDL
- a CDS encoding alpha/beta fold hydrolase translates to MVAVRRRYVAGPYGQVHLYEIGEKGAGARPLVCFHQSPLSGRTFDALMRGFAGDRYMVAPDTPGYGHSDAPPEALSIDGYARAHGAVIDAMDLGEIDVMGVHTGARIAVEFTRQHRDRVKHVVLVGAAVYTEEERAKQRAWTGAALQPTENSDGTHLVGLWNNWAQFRGPGVTDAMIERYISDSLRNRGNAAYAMKAVFSHNMRAALGDLAQPILVFNVRDDIYAATARAAEVMQNGRVVDLSPTGLWPLETRTDEIVALVRAHCAA
- a CDS encoding VOC family protein, giving the protein MTTDIVAPDGSAMSVATIGVADMARSLHFYRDLTGMTASAAVTWAGKDFETFWHLPKGSRAQAVFLHAGPDPVGRVLLVQFEAEGRKVVRAAKPARAYGLINLNFYTADIFGETEKFRKLGYAFWSDPVAHDFTADVGTPIEVVFEGPDGVLINWVELATKDPATRIGKMRAYVESFGRTSTGFTPVVTTASCMRDIEKSKEFYVRVLKMGVHINQVLDSDNYRKFQKVPDGGRTQVTFMQGNHMFGKIATSQPLNYPVPDLVPDSVAPNIGYLMQSFLVPDLSVALAECAALGVETYTPRMTLEVPGLGAVDTAIVRNPGSGALQQLVQA